One Elgaria multicarinata webbii isolate HBS135686 ecotype San Diego chromosome 7, rElgMul1.1.pri, whole genome shotgun sequence DNA window includes the following coding sequences:
- the GPT gene encoding alanine aminotransferase 1 isoform X1, whose protein sequence is MALRQQADRAAMAENGLARRGKVLTLDSLNPFVKKVEYAVRGAIVTRAVQLEKELQQGVKKPFTEVIRANIGDAQAMGQRPITFFRQVSALCMYPDLLNDPNFPEDAKQKARRLLAACGGQSVGAYSASPGVEVIRQDVARFIECRDGGIPSSPENIFLSIGASDAIVTILKLLVSGEGRSRTGVMIPIPQYPLYSAALAELNAVQINYYLDEDKCWALDVGELRRALRQAREHCRPRALCIINPGNPTGQVQSRQCIEDVIHFAWEEHLFLLADEVYQENVYAEGSQFHSFKKVLFEMGPKYSESVELATFHSISKGFVGECGFRGGYMEVINMDPAVQQQLTKLVSVRLCPPVTGQVLLDVVVNRPQPGDPSYQQFSQEKQAVLSALAKKARLTEETFNQAPGIHCNPVQGAMYAFPRIYLPPRAVQEAKAKGQAPDMFFCLKLLEETGICVVPGSGFGQKEGTFHFRMTILPPLEKLEVMLQKLSQFHARFTKEYSELQAQG, encoded by the exons at GGCCCTGCGGCAGCAGGCGGACCGGGCCGCGATGGCGGAGAATGGTCTGGCACGGCGGGGCAAGGTGCTGACCCTGGACTCCCTGAACCCCTTTGTCAAGAAAGTGGAGTACGCCGTGCGGGGGGCCATCGTCACCCGTGCCGTCCAGCTGGAGAAGGAGCTTCAGCAG GGGGTGAAGAAACCTTTCACAGAAGTGATTAGAGCCAATATTGGCGATGCCCAAGCAATGGGCCAAAGGCCCATCACCTTCTTTCGCCAG GTCAGCGCCCTCTGCATGTACCCCGACCTCTTGAACGACCCCAACTTTCCCGAGGATGCAAAGCAGAAAGCCCGGAGGCTGCTGGCTGCATGTGGAGGGCAGAGTGTTG gtgcctacagCGCCAGCCCCGGCGTTGAAGTCATCCGCCAGGACGTAGCTCGCTTCATTGAGTGTCGGGACGGGGGCATTCCCTCCAGCCCAGAAAACATCTTCCTTTCGATAGGGGCCAGTGACGCTATCGTG ACCATTCTGAAGCTGCTGGTGTCCGGGGAGGGCCGCTCCCGCACTGGCGTGATGATCCCTATCCCCCAGTACCCCCTCTACTCGGCAGCTCTGGCAGAGCTCAACGCTGTCCAGATCAACTACTACCTGGACGAAGACAAGTGCTGGGCCCTGGACGTCGGGGAGCTGCGGAGGGCGCTGCGCCAGGCACGGGAACACTGCCGCCCCCGGGCCCTGTGCATCATCAACCCGGGCAACCCAACCG GTCAGGTTCAAAGCCGCCAGTGCATTGAAGACGTCATCCACTTTGCTTGGGAAGAGCACCTCTTCCTCCTGGCTGATGAG GTGTACCAGGAAAACGTGTACGCGGAGGGCTCCCAGTTCCACTCCTTCAAGAAGGTGCTCTTTGAGATGGGCCCCAAGTACTCGGAGAGTGTGGAGCTGGCCACCTTCCACTCCATCTCCAAGGGCTTCGTGGGCGA GTGTGGTTTCCGGGGTGGCTACATGGAGGTGATTAACATGGATCCGGCAGTTCAGCAGCAGCTGACCAAGCTGGTCTCGGTGCGTCTGTGTCCgccagtgaccgggcaggtgcTCCTCGATGTGGTCGTGAACCGTCCTCAGCCCGGAGACCCTTCCTACCAGCAGTTCAGCCAG GAAAAGCAGGCAGTGCTGAGCGCTCTGGCCAAGAAGGCCCGGCTCACAGAGGAGACCTTCAACCAAGCTCCCGGAATCCACTGCAATCCGGTGCAGGGGGCCATGTATGCCTTCCCCCGAATTTACCTGCCACCTCGGGCTGTGCAAGAAGCAAAG GCAAAAGGCCAGGCTCCAGACATGTTCTTCTGCCTAAAACTGCTGGAGGAGACGGGCATCTGTGTCGTTCCGGGGAGCGGCTTTGGCCAGAAGGAAGGCACCTTCCACTTCAG GATGACCATCCTGCCACCCCTGGAGAAGCTGGAGGTGATGTTGCAGAAGCTGAGCCAATTCCATGCCAGGTTCACCAAGGAATACTCCGAACTCCAAGCTCAGGGCTGA
- the GPT gene encoding alanine aminotransferase 1 isoform X2 has translation MAENGLARRGKVLTLDSLNPFVKKVEYAVRGAIVTRAVQLEKELQQGVKKPFTEVIRANIGDAQAMGQRPITFFRQVSALCMYPDLLNDPNFPEDAKQKARRLLAACGGQSVGAYSASPGVEVIRQDVARFIECRDGGIPSSPENIFLSIGASDAIVTILKLLVSGEGRSRTGVMIPIPQYPLYSAALAELNAVQINYYLDEDKCWALDVGELRRALRQAREHCRPRALCIINPGNPTGQVQSRQCIEDVIHFAWEEHLFLLADEVYQENVYAEGSQFHSFKKVLFEMGPKYSESVELATFHSISKGFVGECGFRGGYMEVINMDPAVQQQLTKLVSVRLCPPVTGQVLLDVVVNRPQPGDPSYQQFSQEKQAVLSALAKKARLTEETFNQAPGIHCNPVQGAMYAFPRIYLPPRAVQEAKAKGQAPDMFFCLKLLEETGICVVPGSGFGQKEGTFHFRMTILPPLEKLEVMLQKLSQFHARFTKEYSELQAQG, from the exons ATGGCGGAGAATGGTCTGGCACGGCGGGGCAAGGTGCTGACCCTGGACTCCCTGAACCCCTTTGTCAAGAAAGTGGAGTACGCCGTGCGGGGGGCCATCGTCACCCGTGCCGTCCAGCTGGAGAAGGAGCTTCAGCAG GGGGTGAAGAAACCTTTCACAGAAGTGATTAGAGCCAATATTGGCGATGCCCAAGCAATGGGCCAAAGGCCCATCACCTTCTTTCGCCAG GTCAGCGCCCTCTGCATGTACCCCGACCTCTTGAACGACCCCAACTTTCCCGAGGATGCAAAGCAGAAAGCCCGGAGGCTGCTGGCTGCATGTGGAGGGCAGAGTGTTG gtgcctacagCGCCAGCCCCGGCGTTGAAGTCATCCGCCAGGACGTAGCTCGCTTCATTGAGTGTCGGGACGGGGGCATTCCCTCCAGCCCAGAAAACATCTTCCTTTCGATAGGGGCCAGTGACGCTATCGTG ACCATTCTGAAGCTGCTGGTGTCCGGGGAGGGCCGCTCCCGCACTGGCGTGATGATCCCTATCCCCCAGTACCCCCTCTACTCGGCAGCTCTGGCAGAGCTCAACGCTGTCCAGATCAACTACTACCTGGACGAAGACAAGTGCTGGGCCCTGGACGTCGGGGAGCTGCGGAGGGCGCTGCGCCAGGCACGGGAACACTGCCGCCCCCGGGCCCTGTGCATCATCAACCCGGGCAACCCAACCG GTCAGGTTCAAAGCCGCCAGTGCATTGAAGACGTCATCCACTTTGCTTGGGAAGAGCACCTCTTCCTCCTGGCTGATGAG GTGTACCAGGAAAACGTGTACGCGGAGGGCTCCCAGTTCCACTCCTTCAAGAAGGTGCTCTTTGAGATGGGCCCCAAGTACTCGGAGAGTGTGGAGCTGGCCACCTTCCACTCCATCTCCAAGGGCTTCGTGGGCGA GTGTGGTTTCCGGGGTGGCTACATGGAGGTGATTAACATGGATCCGGCAGTTCAGCAGCAGCTGACCAAGCTGGTCTCGGTGCGTCTGTGTCCgccagtgaccgggcaggtgcTCCTCGATGTGGTCGTGAACCGTCCTCAGCCCGGAGACCCTTCCTACCAGCAGTTCAGCCAG GAAAAGCAGGCAGTGCTGAGCGCTCTGGCCAAGAAGGCCCGGCTCACAGAGGAGACCTTCAACCAAGCTCCCGGAATCCACTGCAATCCGGTGCAGGGGGCCATGTATGCCTTCCCCCGAATTTACCTGCCACCTCGGGCTGTGCAAGAAGCAAAG GCAAAAGGCCAGGCTCCAGACATGTTCTTCTGCCTAAAACTGCTGGAGGAGACGGGCATCTGTGTCGTTCCGGGGAGCGGCTTTGGCCAGAAGGAAGGCACCTTCCACTTCAG GATGACCATCCTGCCACCCCTGGAGAAGCTGGAGGTGATGTTGCAGAAGCTGAGCCAATTCCATGCCAGGTTCACCAAGGAATACTCCGAACTCCAAGCTCAGGGCTGA